Proteins encoded within one genomic window of Candidatus Poribacteria bacterium:
- a CDS encoding leucine-rich repeat domain-containing protein, giving the protein MKTKLYAVITLLAFVTLFALPNSFAQEVSPEYVVRVIYFLPSDRQLQPDINAKLDTLMKDSQQFYADQMESHGFNRKTFRLETDASGEVVIHHVKGKFNNMYYNQSPGSAWEEIGNGFDRSKNIYIMFLDTSIAGHKNWNPHGGRIGSMGGFAVVPASGLFFNVGVAIHELGHAFGLSHDYNEDAKITLSLYTVDPMARSFCAAEWLDVHPYFNDNQAPFNQNTTVQMLPPLASSPNAIRLRFEVTDSDGLHQAQLHDDFGVIACQSINGQSNTVEFVTTKLIAGSVTDTSLRIVDKYGNYIQRSFPIDVTSALPPPEVVSIPDRKLAAAIRGTLGLAEENAITQLDMLRLTQLDIAAFWNIQPPIKDITGLEHAKNLEFLFLDYNQIRDIAPLTGLKNLTRLGLLSNQIQDLTPLASANLPRLLTLGLSSNQIQDLTPLASANLPRLKDLKLTNNQIQDITPIIGMTSLTLLYLANNQIQDITPIAEMVHLITLNIADNHIRDITPLTALVKLRALDTEGNPIQDTSPLQQLFPRWPAGQFAISEIMFTSKRGSTNLPQWLELYNNSNTETVIPNQWKIMIESKYPTYQGQLFFSFSGDDSFVVGPKQTLLIVTANARNSGHFPQHRTRILDVSPTILSSEGFAVTILTADGQVVDKVGNLDGNTKTSDSPSWSLLDSRTEDGDRISIIRRYKNGVPLDGTKSTSWILADTKLPSTTTYYGHPTDLSNPGQRVGGPLPVTLSHFRAERVKAGVVLKWTTKSELDNAGFNILRSKTKNGEFKVVNPQLIQGAGTTSEQHDYTWKDTTAKPNIAYYYQIEDISHAGVRKKLATVRMKGLVSASGKLTTRWGDLKLQE; this is encoded by the coding sequence ATGAAAACAAAGTTATATGCCGTAATAACACTACTCGCGTTTGTTACACTCTTCGCTTTACCGAATAGTTTTGCTCAAGAAGTATCACCTGAGTACGTGGTGCGAGTGATCTATTTTCTTCCGAGCGACCGTCAGCTACAGCCCGACATAAATGCGAAGTTAGATACACTAATGAAAGACTCGCAGCAATTTTACGCCGATCAGATGGAAAGTCATGGATTTAACAGAAAAACTTTCAGACTGGAAACCGATGCAAGCGGTGAGGTTGTAATACATCATGTCAAAGGAAAATTTAACAATATGTATTATAATCAATCCCCGGGGAGTGCCTGGGAGGAAATTGGTAACGGGTTTGATAGATCAAAGAATATCTATATCATGTTCCTGGATACAAGCATTGCCGGTCATAAAAATTGGAATCCGCACGGGGGAAGAATAGGTTCCATGGGGGGATTTGCAGTCGTCCCAGCGTCTGGTCTTTTTTTCAATGTTGGCGTTGCTATTCATGAACTCGGACACGCCTTTGGATTGAGTCATGATTATAACGAAGATGCGAAAATAACCTTGTCTTTGTATACCGTAGATCCAATGGCCAGGTCTTTCTGTGCAGCCGAATGGTTGGATGTCCATCCGTACTTCAACGATAACCAAGCCCCTTTCAACCAAAATACAACAGTTCAAATGCTCCCACCTCTTGCCTCTTCACCTAATGCGATTCGCCTTCGCTTTGAGGTAACCGACTCTGATGGACTCCATCAAGCACAGTTGCATGATGATTTTGGCGTGATTGCTTGTCAGTCCATAAACGGTCAAAGCAATACTGTTGAATTTGTTACGACTAAACTAATTGCAGGTTCTGTAACTGACACATCGCTTCGGATTGTTGATAAGTATGGTAACTACATACAGCGTAGCTTCCCGATTGATGTTACCTCTGCCCTGCCGCCTCCGGAAGTTGTGTCAATACCTGATCGGAAGTTGGCAGCAGCCATCCGGGGAACCCTTGGCTTGGCAGAGGAAAATGCCATCACACAATTGGACATGCTGCGTTTAACACAACTGGATATCGCTGCGTTTTGGAATATCCAGCCTCCTATAAAAGACATTACGGGTCTTGAACACGCGAAGAATCTGGAATTTTTATTTCTGGATTATAATCAAATTCGGGACATCGCCCCACTCACAGGTTTGAAAAATCTAACGCGTCTAGGTCTTTTATCCAATCAAATCCAGGACCTCACGCCACTCGCGAGCGCAAACTTGCCAAGGTTATTGACGTTAGGACTGAGTTCTAATCAAATCCAGGACCTCACGCCACTCGCGAGCGCAAACTTGCCAAGGTTAAAGGACTTAAAGCTTACGAACAATCAAATCCAGGACATCACCCCAATCATAGGAATGACGAGCTTAACGTTATTATATCTTGCAAATAATCAAATCCAGGACATTACCCCAATCGCAGAAATGGTTCACTTAATAACGTTAAATATCGCTGATAACCACATCCGCGACATCACCCCCCTCACAGCACTTGTCAAACTTCGAGCCTTAGACACCGAAGGAAATCCGATTCAGGATACGTCACCGCTCCAACAATTATTTCCGCGATGGCCCGCAGGTCAATTTGCCATTAGTGAGATTATGTTTACCTCTAAAAGGGGTTCCACTAACCTCCCGCAATGGTTAGAATTATATAACAATTCTAACACAGAAACGGTAATTCCAAACCAGTGGAAAATCATGATTGAATCCAAATATCCTACCTATCAGGGGCAATTGTTTTTCAGCTTTAGTGGGGACGATTCTTTTGTAGTTGGTCCTAAGCAGACCCTACTAATCGTGACCGCGAATGCGCGAAACTCTGGGCATTTTCCTCAACACCGCACCCGTATACTTGATGTTTCTCCTACCATATTAAGTTCAGAAGGATTTGCAGTGACGATACTCACTGCTGATGGACAAGTTGTTGATAAAGTTGGCAATCTTGACGGTAATACTAAAACGTCAGATTCGCCCTCCTGGTCTTTACTCGATAGCAGAACAGAAGATGGTGATCGCATCTCTATTATTCGTAGATACAAAAATGGCGTTCCTTTAGATGGCACCAAATCAACAAGTTGGATTCTTGCCGATACTAAATTACCCAGCACTACTACTTACTACGGACATCCGACCGACCTTAGCAACCCCGGGCAGCGTGTTGGAGGTCCACTGCCTGTTACTTTATCCCATTTCCGAGCTGAGCGTGTTAAGGCAGGTGTTGTGCTTAAATGGACTACCAAATCAGAGTTGGACAATGCGGGCTTCAACATCCTGCGTAGTAAAACAAAGAATGGTGAGTTCAAGGTCGTCAATCCCCAACTAATTCAAGGCGCAGGTACTACAAGTGAACAGCATGACTACACGTGGAAAGATACTACTGCTAAACCCAACATCGCTTATTATTATCAGATAGAGGACATCTCTCATGCTGGCGTTCGCAAAAAGTTAGCCACCGTCCGTATGAAAGGACTTGTGTCGGCGAGCGGCAAACTTACCACAAGGTGGGGCGATTTGAAACTGCAAGAGTAA
- a CDS encoding glycosyltransferase family 39 protein — protein MLKFSTKHCPKKMQIALLSVVVLFGAALRFWNLGQWSFWIDEVFTVQDAQSLSFESWRNIPNPIPYIAVKLSISLAGSSEWGSRLIPCLIGIISIAAVFGLGRTLFNWQIGFLGGAFVACSSWHLFWTQNARYPVFTFLFAVLTAWFFYTSLERDSTLLTIGALVFCFCLILSHTLSVVIVPALAAYTVICLLEESNKKRWLNLLIFFIPFAIPVLALALPDVRSYLFSGWGRNVWQRSPPYIVLTLVQGVSVPIAVAAFFGFVATPFNKSTRFLLCYAGVPLVLFLIASQLQNVAGYYLFWTTPAYFILAGVACERIWKAIEMKSGRTLGVLVPCVLLVTLLSQNYLYFNIENGGRPKWREAFETIRTEKQPTDKVVLSEPEMGRYYLPELTPIYIGGLLDNSEAFESEWEASRRERLWFLVDVASFNVFDANENVRNWIRQRGHLIKTFPAFSRAKDRTIHVYLLE, from the coding sequence ATGCTGAAATTTTCAACAAAACATTGCCCAAAAAAGATGCAAATCGCGCTTTTGAGTGTCGTCGTGCTGTTCGGGGCAGCACTCCGATTTTGGAACTTGGGGCAGTGGAGTTTTTGGATTGATGAGGTCTTCACCGTTCAGGATGCACAAAGCCTCTCATTCGAGAGTTGGCGAAACATTCCGAATCCGATCCCATATATTGCAGTTAAGTTGTCGATCTCGCTTGCTGGCAGTAGTGAATGGGGAAGTCGTTTGATCCCGTGTCTCATCGGTATCATTTCTATCGCAGCGGTCTTCGGGTTAGGTAGGACGCTCTTCAACTGGCAGATCGGGTTTCTCGGTGGGGCATTTGTGGCGTGCTCAAGTTGGCACCTGTTTTGGACACAGAACGCTCGCTATCCTGTTTTTACCTTTCTCTTTGCGGTATTGACAGCGTGGTTTTTCTACACATCTCTTGAACGCGATTCAACGCTTTTGACGATAGGTGCGCTCGTTTTCTGTTTCTGTTTAATTCTCTCGCATACCCTCTCTGTTGTAATTGTTCCGGCTTTAGCTGCATACACCGTGATCTGCTTGTTAGAAGAATCTAACAAGAAGCGGTGGCTGAATTTGCTTATCTTCTTCATCCCGTTTGCGATTCCAGTGCTGGCTCTCGCGCTCCCAGATGTTCGGAGTTACCTCTTCTCCGGTTGGGGACGCAACGTATGGCAGCGGAGTCCACCCTATATTGTGCTAACGCTTGTCCAGGGAGTGAGTGTGCCGATAGCCGTCGCGGCCTTCTTCGGGTTCGTTGCGACTCCCTTCAACAAGTCCACACGTTTTTTGCTTTGTTACGCTGGGGTCCCATTGGTACTTTTCCTGATCGCATCGCAGCTTCAAAATGTCGCTGGCTATTATCTATTCTGGACAACACCTGCCTATTTTATTCTTGCTGGTGTTGCATGTGAACGGATCTGGAAAGCAATAGAGATGAAATCCGGAAGGACGCTTGGTGTACTCGTGCCGTGTGTGCTTCTGGTGACACTTCTATCACAAAACTATCTCTATTTTAATATTGAAAACGGGGGAAGACCGAAATGGCGAGAGGCGTTTGAAACCATCCGAACAGAGAAGCAACCCACTGATAAAGTGGTGCTTTCCGAACCTGAGATGGGTAGGTATTATCTTCCTGAATTGACACCAATCTACATTGGCGGGCTGTTAGACAACTCGGAAGCGTTTGAAAGTGAGTGGGAGGCTTCGCGGAGAGAGCGGTTATGGTTTCTGGTCGATGTGGCGAGTTTTAACGTTTTCGATGCAAATGAAAATGTCCGCAATTGGATTCGCCAACGCGGACATCTCATAAAAACGTTCCCTGCCTTCTCACGTGCAAAAGACAGAACGATTCATGTTTATCTGTTGGAATAG
- a CDS encoding ammonium transporter — protein MKRKVIITVFVLTCLLSLNAFALNGLVDTDGKLEKVETSKYMGDTLWVLVAAFLVFFMQAGFAMVESGFTRAKNAVNILMKNLMDFSMGSVAYWAIGFAIMFGAGNAFMGTSGWFVPSESLAEGAATDTSVFSALEWSSVPTYAAWLFQLVFAATAATIVSGAMAERTQFKSYLIYSIFITGIIYPVVGHWVWGGGWLADVGMSDFAGSTVVHSTGGWLALTGAIVLGPRIGKYDGDGNPRPIAGHNLPLAALGVFILWLGWFGFNPGSQMGADAAEISSIAITTNLAAATGAILAMITAWLILGKPDAGMALNGALGGLVAITAGCASVTPVSAAIIGALGGIVVVLSVLLFEKLRIDDPVGAISVHGTCGALGTILLGFFDSSRGVFAGGGFALLGAQVIGVLAVLAWCLVTGFILFYGIKAATGLRVTEEEEQAGLDYEEHGASAYPDFNVSAIR, from the coding sequence ATGAAAAGAAAGGTTATCATAACAGTTTTTGTGCTCACCTGCTTGCTGAGTTTGAATGCTTTCGCGCTAAATGGATTGGTAGATACCGATGGCAAACTCGAAAAGGTTGAAACTTCCAAGTATATGGGAGACACATTGTGGGTGCTTGTCGCTGCATTTCTTGTTTTCTTTATGCAGGCAGGGTTCGCTATGGTGGAGTCTGGATTCACGCGTGCCAAGAACGCCGTCAACATTCTCATGAAGAACCTAATGGACTTCTCAATGGGTTCAGTCGCTTATTGGGCAATTGGCTTTGCTATTATGTTTGGTGCCGGTAATGCATTCATGGGAACAAGTGGTTGGTTTGTTCCTTCTGAATCCCTTGCAGAAGGCGCAGCAACTGATACAAGTGTGTTTAGCGCATTAGAGTGGAGTTCAGTCCCAACTTATGCGGCATGGCTCTTCCAACTTGTGTTTGCTGCGACTGCCGCGACAATCGTTTCCGGTGCGATGGCGGAGCGCACACAGTTCAAAAGTTATCTGATTTACAGTATCTTCATCACAGGTATTATCTATCCAGTTGTTGGACACTGGGTTTGGGGCGGTGGTTGGTTGGCAGATGTCGGTATGTCGGATTTTGCCGGTTCAACAGTCGTCCATTCCACAGGCGGTTGGCTTGCATTAACAGGTGCTATCGTTTTAGGACCACGTATCGGTAAATACGATGGTGATGGAAACCCCAGACCAATTGCCGGACATAATCTGCCGCTTGCTGCACTTGGAGTCTTTATCCTGTGGCTCGGTTGGTTCGGATTTAACCCCGGTAGCCAAATGGGCGCGGATGCAGCAGAGATTTCCAGTATCGCTATAACGACGAACCTCGCAGCTGCCACTGGTGCGATCCTCGCAATGATTACTGCCTGGCTTATCCTGGGCAAACCCGATGCTGGTATGGCACTCAACGGCGCACTCGGCGGATTAGTCGCCATCACTGCAGGCTGCGCGTCTGTCACTCCAGTATCCGCTGCGATTATTGGGGCACTCGGTGGTATTGTTGTTGTTCTAAGTGTTCTGCTATTTGAAAAACTCCGCATTGATGATCCGGTTGGTGCTATCTCCGTGCACGGTACGTGTGGTGCCTTAGGTACAATCCTCCTCGGATTTTTCGACAGCTCAAGGGGCGTTTTCGCCGGTGGAGGATTCGCACTTCTCGGGGCACAGGTCATTGGTGTCCTTGCTGTTCTCGCATGGTGCCTCGTTACTGGCTTTATTCTCTTCTACGGAATCAAAGCCGCTACAGGTTTACGGGTTACGGAAGAGGAAGAACAGGCAGGACTTGATTACGAAGAACACGGCGCAAGTGCCTATCCTGACTTTAATGTTTCCGCAATACGTTAG
- a CDS encoding ammonium transporter codes for MCGVPSLAMAQEAATADSGDTAWMLTATALVLFMTIPGLALFYGGLVRVQNVLSVLMQCFALTGLITIVWVVCGYSLAFNTAGMEAGKLTLTSFVGGLGTMFLRGIGVDTVSGTIPETVFLTFQLTFAIITPALIAGAFAERMKFSAMLIFSVLWSIIVYAPLCHMAWSGDGSLFGDIIGALDFAGGTVVHINAGIAALVAAILVGKRIGYQTTAMPPHSLTITVIGASMLWVGWFGFNAGSELAADGTAGMAMLVTQISTATAAIAWMFVEWVKHGKPSVLGIVTGAVAGLVAITPASGTAGPIGALVIGLVSGVVCFWGATSLKTQLGYDDSLDAFGVHGIGGIVGALLTGIFAAESLGGAGLAKASIGMQVWAQFLSIAVTIVWSGVLSFIILKIVDATVGLRVEEDDERMGLDLSQHNERGYNLS; via the coding sequence ATGTGTGGCGTACCGAGTTTGGCGATGGCACAAGAGGCAGCAACGGCTGATTCCGGCGATACCGCTTGGATGCTTACCGCAACTGCACTCGTGCTATTTATGACAATCCCTGGGCTTGCCCTTTTCTATGGCGGACTCGTGCGCGTCCAAAATGTGCTCTCTGTGCTTATGCAATGTTTTGCATTGACAGGGCTGATTACTATTGTATGGGTTGTCTGTGGCTACAGCCTCGCTTTTAACACCGCCGGTATGGAGGCAGGGAAACTCACACTTACTTCTTTCGTTGGTGGTCTTGGCACGATGTTCCTGCGAGGTATTGGTGTGGATACTGTCTCTGGGACTATCCCTGAAACAGTTTTTCTTACCTTCCAGCTGACATTTGCGATTATTACACCCGCGCTGATCGCTGGGGCATTTGCTGAACGGATGAAGTTCTCGGCAATGTTAATTTTTTCTGTCCTGTGGTCGATAATCGTGTACGCGCCTCTCTGCCACATGGCATGGTCGGGTGACGGTTCGTTATTTGGTGATATTATCGGCGCACTCGATTTCGCGGGCGGAACCGTTGTGCATATTAACGCGGGGATAGCGGCATTAGTCGCTGCTATATTGGTCGGAAAACGAATCGGTTACCAGACAACAGCGATGCCACCACATAGTTTGACAATAACTGTCATTGGTGCATCAATGCTTTGGGTCGGCTGGTTCGGTTTCAATGCCGGTAGTGAACTTGCTGCTGATGGTACTGCGGGCATGGCCATGCTCGTCACTCAGATTTCGACGGCGACTGCTGCTATTGCGTGGATGTTTGTTGAATGGGTGAAACACGGCAAACCGAGTGTCTTAGGCATTGTAACAGGTGCTGTCGCTGGCTTGGTCGCTATCACGCCTGCTTCCGGCACGGCTGGTCCAATCGGTGCCCTCGTCATCGGGCTTGTCTCCGGTGTTGTCTGTTTCTGGGGTGCCACCAGTCTGAAAACCCAGCTTGGCTATGACGATTCTCTTGATGCGTTCGGTGTTCACGGCATCGGTGGAATTGTCGGTGCTTTGTTGACTGGTATTTTTGCCGCAGAGAGTTTAGGGGGTGCTGGATTGGCAAAAGCCAGCATTGGAATGCAGGTCTGGGCACAGTTCCTTAGTATCGCTGTTACGATTGTTTGGAGTGGTGTGCTTTCGTTTATCATCCTCAAAATTGTGGATGCCACAGTTGGCTTACGCGTTGAAGAGGATGACGAGCGGATGGGTCTTGACCTGTCGCAACACAACGAACGTGGATATAACCTCTCATAG